One part of the Streptomyces sp. NBC_00286 genome encodes these proteins:
- a CDS encoding DUF2637 domain-containing protein — protein sequence MRLTDISLNWLLPGAVLLLGMLAAVAVLARGKRAGEKAAEADDSWERSEERRRRKEAIYGTASYVLLFCCAAVAAALSFHGLVGFGEQNLNLSGGWQYLVPFGLDGAAMFCSVLAVREASHGDAALGSRILVWTFAAAAAWFNWVHAPRGAGHAGAPHFFAGMSLSAAVLFDRALKQTRRAALREQGLVPRPLPQIRIVRWLRAPRETYGAWSLMLLEGVRSLDEAVEEVREDKRQKEQNRQRRRDQERLDRARIKALTRGHRGLIGRGGRQVEVQAVQAPAAPAQVAAEPAISTPEPLPMRAPRPSLAAVKSGSGAEPLTVDLTAEDDTMALPRLDSLERKLKDLEQQFG from the coding sequence ATGAGACTGACCGACATATCGCTTAACTGGCTGCTTCCGGGCGCCGTACTGCTCCTGGGCATGCTGGCGGCGGTTGCGGTGCTCGCGCGCGGCAAGCGCGCCGGGGAGAAAGCAGCGGAAGCCGACGACTCTTGGGAGCGCAGCGAAGAGCGACGCAGGCGCAAGGAGGCCATCTACGGCACCGCCTCCTATGTGCTGCTGTTCTGCTGCGCCGCGGTCGCCGCAGCGCTCTCCTTCCATGGACTGGTCGGCTTCGGTGAGCAGAACCTGAATCTCTCCGGCGGCTGGCAGTACCTCGTTCCGTTCGGCCTGGACGGCGCCGCGATGTTCTGCTCGGTGCTCGCGGTACGCGAGGCCAGCCACGGCGACGCGGCCCTCGGCTCCCGGATACTCGTGTGGACGTTCGCGGCGGCCGCAGCCTGGTTCAACTGGGTGCACGCACCCCGGGGCGCCGGGCACGCGGGCGCTCCGCACTTCTTCGCCGGCATGTCGCTGTCGGCGGCGGTGCTGTTCGACCGGGCGCTGAAGCAGACCCGCCGGGCGGCGCTGCGCGAGCAGGGCCTGGTGCCCCGCCCGTTGCCGCAGATCCGTATCGTCCGCTGGCTGCGGGCTCCCCGTGAGACGTACGGCGCCTGGTCGCTGATGCTTCTCGAGGGTGTGCGCAGCCTGGACGAGGCGGTCGAGGAAGTGCGCGAGGACAAGCGGCAGAAGGAGCAGAACCGGCAGCGCCGGCGCGACCAGGAGCGCCTGGACCGGGCCCGTATCAAGGCGCTCACCCGCGGCCACCGCGGACTGATCGGCCGCGGCGGCAGGCAGGTCGAGGTGCAGGCGGTGCAGGCCCCCGCGGCCCCGGCTCAGGTGGCCGCGGAGCCTGCCATATCGACGCCGGAACCACTGCCCATGCGCGCCCCCCGTCCCTCCCTCGCGGCCGTTAAGAGCGGAAGCGGCGCCGAGCCGCTCACCGTCGACCTCACGGCCGAGGACGACACGATGGCTCTGCCGCGGCTCGACTCCTTGGAGCGCAAGCTCAAGGACCTGGAGCAGCAGTTCGGCTGA
- a CDS encoding PucR family transcriptional regulator — protein sequence MRLRALLDTDALGLRLLGGEDELDRTVRGVMTTDLRDPSRYLSGGELVLTGLAWRRSAADSEPFVRILVAAGVTALAAGEAELGDIPDDLVLACARHRLPLFAVDESVAFATITEHVVRQVSGERAGDLAAVVDRHRRMMTSGPAGGGPEVVLDLLGSDLDLRAWVLSPAGRAIAGSNLAGARPPAEIRAQLAAEHLAAVRTGRRGPYRVAVGGTTYSLFPILSSGRGAAASRDVRETVLSDWLLAVEADAGDWPEERLDLLHGVTQLIAVERDRRDAARTVRRRLAQEVLELVQSGAAPAEIAARLRVAAPVLLPGLGAAPHWQVVVARVEWDGGEIEGGPVAQSLLEEILVDPLSSGPEPSDRIAVAHTGEEAIALVPIPAVASEHDGLESGLLADTLLAAVRGPLSAGLNDDGQLTLGVSAAVHSAEGLRGALEEARHARRVAAARPGRVCAAGHHELASHVLLLPFVPDDVRRAFTARLLDPLRDYDRRHRAELIPTLEAFLDCDGSWTRCASRLHLHVNTLRYRVGRIEQLTSRDLSRLEDKLDFFLALRMS from the coding sequence ATGCGGCTGCGCGCACTGCTGGACACCGATGCGCTGGGCCTCAGGCTGCTCGGCGGCGAGGACGAGCTGGACCGCACCGTGCGCGGGGTGATGACCACGGATCTGCGCGACCCCAGCCGCTATCTCTCGGGCGGTGAACTGGTCCTCACCGGTCTCGCCTGGCGGCGCAGCGCGGCGGACTCCGAGCCTTTCGTACGGATCCTCGTGGCGGCCGGGGTGACGGCCCTGGCCGCCGGTGAGGCCGAACTGGGCGACATCCCCGACGATCTGGTACTGGCCTGCGCCCGACACCGGCTGCCGCTGTTCGCCGTCGACGAGTCGGTGGCCTTCGCGACGATCACCGAGCATGTCGTACGGCAGGTCTCCGGCGAGCGGGCCGGGGATCTGGCGGCCGTGGTGGACCGGCACCGGCGGATGATGACCTCCGGCCCGGCGGGCGGCGGTCCGGAGGTGGTCCTGGACCTGCTCGGCTCCGATCTGGATCTACGGGCCTGGGTGCTGTCTCCTGCCGGGCGCGCGATAGCGGGCTCGAACCTCGCGGGGGCCCGGCCGCCCGCCGAGATCCGCGCCCAGCTTGCCGCCGAGCACCTGGCGGCGGTGCGCACGGGGCGACGCGGGCCGTACCGCGTGGCGGTGGGCGGCACGACGTACTCGCTCTTCCCGATCCTCAGCAGCGGAAGAGGGGCGGCGGCCTCCCGCGACGTACGCGAGACGGTCCTGTCGGACTGGCTGCTCGCGGTGGAGGCGGATGCCGGGGACTGGCCGGAGGAGCGGCTCGACCTGCTCCACGGGGTGACGCAGCTGATCGCGGTGGAGCGGGACCGGCGGGACGCGGCGCGTACGGTGCGGCGCCGACTCGCCCAGGAAGTACTGGAGTTGGTGCAGAGCGGGGCGGCGCCCGCGGAGATCGCGGCGCGGCTGCGGGTTGCCGCGCCCGTGCTGCTGCCGGGGCTCGGTGCGGCTCCGCACTGGCAGGTCGTGGTGGCTCGTGTCGAGTGGGACGGCGGGGAGATCGAGGGCGGTCCGGTGGCCCAGTCGCTGCTTGAGGAGATCCTCGTCGATCCGCTGTCGTCCGGGCCCGAGCCGTCCGACCGGATCGCGGTGGCTCATACGGGCGAGGAGGCGATCGCGCTCGTACCGATCCCGGCGGTGGCCTCTGAACACGACGGCTTGGAGTCGGGCCTGCTCGCCGACACGCTGCTGGCGGCCGTCCGCGGCCCACTGTCCGCGGGCCTGAACGACGACGGGCAGCTCACGCTCGGCGTCAGCGCGGCCGTGCACTCGGCGGAGGGCCTGCGGGGCGCCCTGGAGGAGGCCCGGCACGCCCGCCGGGTCGCGGCCGCCCGCCCCGGGCGGGTGTGCGCGGCAGGGCATCACGAGCTGGCCTCGCACGTGCTGCTCCTCCCGTTCGTACCGGACGACGTACGCCGCGCCTTCACCGCTCGCCTCCTCGATCCGCTACGGGACTACGACCGCCGCCATCGCGCCGAGCTGATCCCCACCCTCGAGGCGTTCCTCGACTGCGACGGCTCCTGGACGCGCTGCGCGAGCCGCCTGCATCTGCACGTCAACACGTTGCGCTACCGGGTAGGCCGCATCGAGCAGTTGACGAGCCGCGACCTGTCACGACTCGAGGACAAGCTGGACTTCTTCCTGGCGTTGCGGATGAGCTGA
- a CDS encoding GntR family transcriptional regulator yields the protein MPSRQEAGAAQVPQQQGAGDTGAADRERTRGAAGRRTEAGPGSGTAQGGAAHSDFARGEHTHSETPIPGPRAAHGRPQAGAAGGATLADPEQGRAVPADPGGPARAGQSAAPRPVVQRASVRGQILDALRVALAGGELEPGEVYSAPVLGERFGVSATPVREAMQQLAVEGAVEVVPNRGFRVVERGARELAELAEIRVLLEAPVMQRLARNVPAERWAELRPLADATARAAASGCRATYVESDRAFHRAVLALSGNEQLVRIADDLHRRAQWPSVTGPASRRRAALAAHAAEHTALLDALSNQDLAATQALVRDHFAGA from the coding sequence GTGCCTTCGAGGCAGGAGGCGGGGGCGGCCCAGGTGCCCCAGCAGCAGGGGGCGGGGGATACGGGGGCTGCGGACCGGGAGCGTACGCGCGGAGCGGCGGGCCGCCGCACCGAGGCGGGACCCGGGAGCGGTACGGCGCAGGGCGGTGCCGCGCACTCGGACTTCGCCCGGGGTGAGCACACGCACAGCGAGACTCCGATCCCGGGGCCGCGCGCGGCGCACGGGCGTCCGCAGGCCGGTGCGGCGGGCGGGGCCACCCTGGCTGACCCCGAGCAGGGCCGGGCCGTCCCGGCCGATCCAGGCGGCCCCGCCCGGGCCGGCCAGTCGGCGGCCCCCCGGCCCGTCGTCCAGCGGGCCTCCGTCCGGGGGCAGATCCTGGACGCCCTCCGTGTCGCCCTCGCGGGCGGAGAACTTGAGCCCGGCGAGGTCTACTCCGCACCCGTGCTCGGCGAGCGCTTCGGGGTGTCGGCGACTCCCGTGCGCGAAGCCATGCAGCAGCTCGCGGTCGAGGGGGCCGTCGAGGTGGTGCCGAACCGGGGGTTCCGGGTCGTCGAGCGGGGGGCGCGGGAGTTGGCCGAGCTGGCCGAGATCCGGGTGCTGCTCGAAGCGCCTGTGATGCAGCGGCTGGCCCGTAACGTGCCCGCCGAGCGCTGGGCGGAGTTGCGCCCGCTCGCCGATGCGACGGCTCGGGCGGCGGCTTCCGGCTGCCGGGCGACGTACGTCGAGTCCGACCGTGCCTTCCACCGCGCGGTGCTTGCCCTCTCGGGCAACGAGCAGCTGGTACGGATCGCCGACGATCTGCACCGGCGCGCCCAGTGGCCCTCTGTCACCGGGCCCGCCTCGCGCCGCCGCGCCGCCCTGGCCGCGCACGCGGCCGAACACACCGCGCTCCTGGACGCGTTGAGCAACCAGGACCTGGCGGCGACGCAGGCCCTTGTGCGGGATCACTTCGCCGGGGCGTGA
- a CDS encoding ATP-binding protein: MVVGAFSAKTVKAAKDSGNGVKGRRGPQLRRRLRRADLRAVPEVRRALRELLSHWGRPGRSETAELLTSELVTNALVHTDTDAVLTATVGPRGLRVEVRDFLGRKPSLRQTNGQANADEGTHGRGLVLVQSLADEWGVRAHGVGKSVWFELNGGAA, encoded by the coding sequence GTGGTAGTCGGGGCGTTCTCGGCGAAGACGGTGAAGGCAGCGAAGGATTCGGGAAACGGCGTGAAGGGCCGGCGCGGTCCGCAGCTCAGGCGCAGACTGCGGCGGGCCGATCTGCGGGCGGTGCCCGAAGTGCGCAGAGCGCTAAGGGAGTTGCTCTCGCACTGGGGGCGGCCCGGCAGGTCCGAGACGGCGGAACTGCTGACCAGTGAGCTCGTCACCAACGCCCTCGTCCACACCGACACCGACGCGGTGCTCACGGCCACGGTCGGCCCGCGCGGACTCCGGGTGGAGGTAAGGGACTTCCTGGGCCGCAAGCCGAGTCTGCGGCAGACCAACGGGCAGGCGAACGCCGACGAGGGCACGCATGGACGCGGACTGGTGCTCGTGCAGTCACTCGCGGACGAGTGGGGCGTACGGGCGCACGGCGTGGGCAAGTCGGTGTGGTTCGAACTGAACGGCGGCGCGGCCTAG
- a CDS encoding protein phosphatase 2C domain-containing protein: protein MSQQGETPTGHEDDWWRQLYDDSTEDTGPAAAADSLDDRFASAAGTVGVVPPQGPPGGGTPAKPSASGPPSSMPQPSVAEPSTPPGADALRRSGLQRQRAPWEAPPPEPTEPASFPPSPRRTPPGPKPPGFRTEASSSDTSTETPGAAPVASASAGAGRADAPADASYGIGVDRVDTPADASYGNGAERTDASAGASYGNAADRVDTPADASYGTGADRADTPVDASYGYEAERAEPSAGGPATLIDAPSGARSGAPSRAPSGAPSAVPADTPPQTPSDPPPDAPSSPSSDTPYAPRPSTPPTIGYVGSGPPTYDPEPTALPPADPDDLDDLVADTVLDGAHYGACTLRAASVRGDSARYRGEPRRDSLLTARFGTGEQALVLVAMATGARATPGAHLAAAEACQWIGRAVGRSHARLVEDIRAARRGDLKSGLHRLTDRSLGKLRATAAEQGVDPEEYTASLRCLLLPADPECRTRVFFGVGEGGLFRLRDGELQDIEPRVAETTGEAVVGFGSPPSETPEGDRLTMDLGIATPPSPYEPAPQPPRPPFRFRASVARPGDTLLLCTGGLAEPLRGEPELAHHLTDRWADTAPPGMAAFLADVQVRVKGYADDRTAAAVWEA, encoded by the coding sequence ATGAGCCAGCAGGGGGAGACGCCGACCGGTCATGAGGACGACTGGTGGCGGCAGTTGTACGACGACTCCACCGAGGACACGGGGCCGGCGGCCGCGGCCGACTCCCTCGACGACCGGTTCGCCTCGGCGGCGGGAACGGTCGGAGTTGTTCCGCCACAGGGTCCGCCCGGCGGGGGCACCCCCGCGAAACCGTCGGCCTCCGGGCCGCCCTCCTCGATGCCGCAGCCTTCGGTGGCGGAGCCCTCGACGCCGCCGGGCGCCGACGCCTTGCGGCGCAGCGGGCTTCAGCGACAGCGGGCGCCCTGGGAGGCACCGCCCCCCGAACCGACGGAGCCGGCCTCCTTTCCGCCGAGCCCCCGGCGGACTCCACCGGGTCCCAAACCGCCGGGATTCCGCACGGAGGCGTCCAGCAGCGATACGTCCACGGAGACGCCGGGGGCGGCGCCGGTCGCTTCCGCCTCCGCCGGGGCGGGGCGGGCCGATGCGCCTGCGGATGCCTCGTACGGGATTGGGGTCGATCGGGTTGATACGCCCGCGGATGCCTCGTACGGCAATGGGGCCGAGCGGACCGATGCCTCCGCGGGCGCCTCGTACGGGAATGCGGCCGACCGGGTCGATACGCCTGCCGATGCCTCGTACGGGACTGGGGCTGATCGGGCCGATACGCCCGTGGATGCCTCGTACGGATATGAGGCTGAGCGGGCCGAGCCGTCGGCCGGCGGCCCCGCCACCTTGATTGACGCCCCTTCAGGCGCCCGGTCAGGCGCCCCATCGCGTGCCCCTTCAGGCGCTCCGTCAGCCGTCCCGGCGGACACCCCGCCGCAAACCCCGTCGGATCCCCCGCCCGACGCCCCGTCATCACCCTCCTCGGACACCCCGTACGCCCCTCGACCCTCCACCCCGCCCACCATCGGCTACGTAGGCTCCGGCCCGCCCACCTACGACCCCGAACCCACCGCCCTGCCGCCCGCGGACCCCGACGATCTCGATGACCTGGTTGCCGACACCGTGCTGGACGGGGCCCACTACGGGGCCTGCACGCTGCGGGCCGCTTCCGTGCGCGGGGACTCCGCGCGATACCGGGGGGAGCCGCGGCGGGACTCGTTGCTGACCGCGCGGTTCGGGACGGGGGAGCAGGCGCTGGTACTCGTCGCCATGGCGACCGGAGCGCGGGCCACGCCCGGTGCGCATCTGGCCGCCGCCGAGGCCTGCCAGTGGATCGGGCGGGCCGTGGGCCGCAGTCACGCGCGGCTCGTCGAGGACATCAGGGCGGCCCGGCGCGGCGACCTCAAGTCCGGGCTGCACCGGCTCACCGACCGCAGCCTCGGCAAACTCCGGGCCACCGCCGCCGAACAGGGCGTCGACCCGGAGGAGTACACGGCGAGCCTGCGCTGTCTGCTGCTTCCGGCCGACCCCGAGTGCCGTACGCGCGTCTTCTTCGGAGTCGGAGAGGGCGGCCTGTTCCGGCTGCGTGACGGCGAACTCCAGGACATCGAGCCGCGGGTCGCCGAGACCACCGGTGAGGCCGTGGTCGGCTTCGGCTCGCCGCCCTCCGAGACGCCCGAGGGCGACCGGCTGACCATGGACCTCGGCATCGCGACACCCCCGAGCCCGTACGAACCCGCCCCCCAACCGCCCCGCCCGCCCTTCCGTTTCCGCGCCTCCGTCGCCCGCCCCGGCGACACACTGCTCCTGTGTACGGGCGGCCTGGCCGAACCGCTGCGCGGCGAACCCGAACTCGCCCACCACCTGACGGACCGCTGGGCCGACACGGCGCCACCCGGCATGGCGGCCTTCCTCGCCGACGTCCAGGTGAGGGTCAAGGGGTACGCCGACGACCGCACGGCGGCGGCGGTCTGGGAGGCGTGA
- a CDS encoding helix-turn-helix domain-containing protein translates to MLGAIGLDETHESAYRALVSVGAADVPDLARRLTLGEYDTERALRRLERHGLAAKSSARPGRWVAAPPGVALGALLTQRRQELEKAELAAARLAEEYRAQAAEPAGHDLVEVVTGAAAVSQRLLQLRLAAREEVCALVTADAYAVTGSEDDAKEKPAGRRMVVERAVLHRPTGIAELSEALGRDEQIRVVDKVPTHLVIADRTLAMVPLTPGALEPAALVVHATGLLASLSALFESVWRDALPLRLGATGTATEEEPDGPDTADLEILSLLLAGLTDASVAKQLDLGLRTVQRRVKRLMELTGVTTRLQLGWQAYERGWVVRER, encoded by the coding sequence ATGCTGGGAGCGATCGGTCTGGACGAGACGCATGAGTCGGCGTACCGGGCGCTGGTGTCCGTGGGCGCCGCCGACGTGCCGGACCTCGCGCGGCGGCTGACGCTCGGCGAGTACGACACGGAGCGGGCGCTGCGTCGGCTGGAGCGGCACGGCCTGGCGGCCAAGTCCTCGGCCCGGCCGGGGCGTTGGGTCGCGGCGCCGCCCGGGGTCGCCCTCGGCGCACTGCTCACCCAGCGACGTCAGGAGTTGGAGAAGGCGGAGCTGGCGGCGGCGCGGCTGGCCGAGGAGTACCGCGCACAGGCCGCCGAGCCCGCCGGACACGACCTGGTCGAGGTGGTGACGGGCGCGGCGGCCGTCTCGCAGCGGCTGCTGCAACTCCGGCTCGCTGCGCGCGAAGAGGTGTGCGCGCTGGTCACCGCCGACGCGTACGCGGTCACCGGTTCCGAGGACGACGCGAAGGAGAAGCCCGCCGGCCGCCGGATGGTCGTCGAACGCGCCGTGCTGCACCGCCCCACCGGCATAGCCGAACTGTCCGAGGCGCTCGGCCGCGACGAACAGATACGGGTCGTGGACAAGGTCCCGACCCACCTCGTGATTGCCGACCGCACGCTCGCCATGGTGCCGCTGACCCCGGGGGCCCTAGAACCCGCCGCGCTCGTGGTGCACGCGACCGGACTGCTCGCCTCGCTCTCGGCGCTGTTCGAGTCGGTATGGCGAGACGCGCTCCCACTGCGCCTCGGCGCGACCGGCACAGCTACTGAAGAGGAGCCGGACGGCCCCGACACCGCCGATCTGGAGATCCTCTCCCTGCTCCTCGCCGGCCTGACCGACGCGAGCGTGGCCAAGCAACTCGACCTGGGCCTGCGGACCGTACAGCGCAGGGTGAAACGCCTCATGGAACTGACGGGCGTGACAACGCGGCTCCAGCTGGGGTGGCAGGCGTACGAGCGGGGTTGGGTGGTCCGGGAGCGCTAG
- a CDS encoding glycosyl hydrolase family 95 catalytic domain-containing protein, whose translation MPSPSSPRSSRPSRRTVLATGSALGGTLLAGGLPAPATAASGTATSTTASGAAPHPASDPWRTVLDDADLVWQRMPKTWYEGPFLGNGFLGSGIYAEPGRETEAVRFNVQHSEVQDHRPEFGSLFGLARLPIGHFTLEPVGTITGLNWRLGLRDAELTGTLTTDKGKLTIRALVHNSRSVLAIEVTPSDGERDFRWVFHPAKAVSPRADFRPLPEGYAANPPAETGEHDGVSTAVQPLLSGGQHVTAWRERTRGRTRTLYAHVGHSYPKSTALGRALAAVRGAALLSYDLLAVTHRAWWRAFYRKSFLSLPDARIQRFYWIQLYKTASAARRDAPVMATCGPWVESTPWPATWWNLNVQLEYWLIHGSNHLELDAVTRALSEFRDNLTAEMAPAYRADSLGIPRTTDASLVNGGATGPVLGYGVGIPGQDPPTPEVGNLTWALHNVWLSYRHTMDESILRDVLFPLLRKAINYYLHFLEPGADGKLHLPATFSPEYGGNSKDCNYDLMLLTWGCRTLLESTELLGIDDELAPRWREVLARRVAYPTDENGFMIGADIPFAKSHRHYSHLLAVYPLYELTGSTPTEKALIEKSLAHWVGFEGALQGYTFTGAASISALLGKGEDALTYLGQLMSRFIQPNTMYKETGPVIETPLSAAQSLHDMVCQSWGGIVRVFPALPAAWSDLTVHNFRTQGAFLLSAVREGGATRWVRLASEAGAPCVVRHGIAGAVDVRDARGRPLRYDSVDDGTIQIPLRKGESALITAKGDRPDLQIAPVEPNEAAPRWGLPA comes from the coding sequence ATGCCCAGCCCGTCCAGCCCTCGGTCCAGCCGCCCCTCCAGACGTACCGTGCTCGCCACCGGCTCCGCACTCGGCGGGACGCTGCTCGCAGGCGGCCTGCCCGCACCGGCCACGGCGGCGTCCGGCACAGCGACCTCCACAACGGCCTCCGGAGCTGCCCCGCACCCCGCTTCCGACCCCTGGCGTACCGTCCTCGACGACGCCGACCTGGTCTGGCAGCGGATGCCGAAGACCTGGTACGAGGGCCCGTTCCTGGGCAACGGCTTCCTGGGTTCCGGCATCTACGCCGAACCGGGCAGGGAAACCGAGGCCGTCCGCTTCAACGTGCAGCACTCCGAAGTCCAGGACCACCGCCCGGAGTTCGGCTCCCTCTTCGGGCTGGCCCGGCTGCCGATCGGCCACTTCACCCTGGAACCGGTCGGCACGATCACCGGCCTGAACTGGCGCCTCGGCCTGCGCGACGCCGAACTGACCGGCACGCTCACCACCGACAAGGGCAAGCTCACGATCCGTGCCCTGGTGCACAACTCCCGCTCCGTACTGGCCATCGAGGTCACGCCGAGCGACGGCGAGCGCGACTTCAGGTGGGTCTTCCACCCGGCGAAGGCGGTCAGCCCGCGCGCCGATTTCCGTCCGCTCCCGGAGGGATACGCGGCCAACCCGCCCGCCGAGACCGGGGAACACGACGGCGTCTCCACCGCCGTACAACCCCTACTCTCTGGCGGACAACATGTCACCGCGTGGCGGGAGCGCACCCGGGGCCGTACGCGAACGCTGTACGCGCATGTCGGGCACTCGTACCCCAAGTCGACGGCGCTCGGGCGGGCACTGGCCGCCGTCCGCGGCGCCGCGCTCCTCTCGTACGACCTCCTGGCGGTGACGCATCGCGCCTGGTGGCGGGCCTTCTACCGCAAGAGTTTCCTCTCGCTGCCCGACGCGCGCATCCAGCGCTTCTACTGGATCCAGCTCTACAAGACGGCGTCCGCGGCCCGCCGAGACGCCCCCGTGATGGCGACCTGCGGCCCCTGGGTCGAGTCCACGCCGTGGCCGGCAACCTGGTGGAACCTGAACGTGCAGCTGGAGTACTGGCTGATCCACGGTTCCAACCATCTCGAGCTCGACGCGGTGACAAGGGCGTTGAGCGAGTTCCGCGACAACCTCACCGCCGAGATGGCACCCGCGTACCGGGCCGACTCCCTCGGCATCCCGCGCACCACCGACGCCTCGTTGGTCAACGGCGGCGCGACAGGCCCCGTACTCGGCTATGGCGTCGGCATCCCGGGCCAGGACCCGCCGACCCCCGAGGTAGGCAACCTCACCTGGGCCCTCCACAACGTCTGGCTCAGCTACCGCCACACCATGGACGAGTCGATCCTCCGCGACGTCCTTTTCCCCCTCCTCCGCAAGGCGATCAACTACTACCTGCACTTCCTGGAGCCGGGCGCGGACGGCAAGCTCCACCTGCCGGCCACCTTCTCCCCCGAGTACGGCGGCAACTCCAAGGACTGCAACTACGACCTGATGCTGTTGACATGGGGCTGTCGTACGCTCCTGGAGTCGACCGAACTCCTCGGCATCGACGACGAGTTGGCACCGCGCTGGCGCGAGGTGCTGGCCCGGCGGGTGGCGTACCCGACCGACGAGAACGGCTTCATGATCGGCGCGGACATCCCCTTCGCGAAGTCGCACCGCCACTACTCGCATCTGCTGGCGGTGTACCCCCTGTACGAACTGACGGGCAGTACGCCGACTGAAAAGGCCCTGATCGAGAAGTCCTTGGCCCACTGGGTCGGCTTCGAGGGCGCCCTCCAGGGCTACACATTCACAGGCGCGGCCTCGATCTCGGCCCTGCTGGGCAAAGGCGAGGACGCGCTCACCTACCTCGGCCAGCTGATGTCCCGCTTCATCCAGCCCAACACCATGTACAAGGAAACCGGCCCGGTCATCGAAACCCCCCTGTCGGCGGCCCAGTCCCTGCACGACATGGTCTGCCAGTCGTGGGGCGGCATCGTCCGCGTCTTCCCCGCCCTCCCCGCGGCCTGGTCGGACCTGACGGTCCACAACTTCCGCACGCAGGGGGCGTTTCTGCTCAGCGCGGTGCGGGAGGGAGGGGCGACGCGCTGGGTGCGGCTGGCGAGCGAGGCGGGCGCGCCGTGCGTCGTACGTCACGGCATCGCGGGCGCCGTCGACGTACGGGACGCCCGCGGACGCCCCCTGCGATACGACTCCGTCGACGACGGCACGATCCAAATCCCCCTACGTAAGGGCGAGTCGGCACTGATCACCGCCAAGGGCGACCGCCCGGACCTACAAATCGCTCCGGTCGAGCCGAACGAGGCGGCCCCGCGATGGGGGCTACCGGCCTGA
- a CDS encoding (2Fe-2S)-binding protein, with protein sequence MGDPYMVVTEAYDRLTEAYPYLVITELGPEEETPRGGGWFAVDELAAGGPDLDAFLARDDAQVLKDYGQRARPDVIASFGLHRYAWPACLLFTVPWFLLRRVPRIPAENVSYQRELGHMTVRVAEFACLPDDPAATLPGARVVPDEETLREEVRAAVAEHLEPVLGGFGPRMRRRGRALWGTVTDDLVESLHYIGQQLGEEQRVMAELERLLPGTTRPYVGTPAFRQLTGPCGESLPTRDRASCCFFYTIEPEDTCANCPRNSDKLRIEKLTAQAAG encoded by the coding sequence ATGGGTGATCCGTACATGGTCGTCACGGAGGCGTACGACCGCTTGACCGAGGCCTATCCCTACCTGGTGATTACAGAACTCGGCCCCGAGGAGGAGACCCCGCGGGGCGGCGGATGGTTCGCCGTCGACGAGCTCGCGGCGGGCGGACCCGACCTCGACGCGTTCCTCGCACGGGACGACGCACAGGTACTCAAGGACTACGGACAGCGGGCCCGCCCCGACGTCATCGCCAGCTTCGGCCTGCACCGGTACGCCTGGCCGGCCTGCCTCCTCTTCACGGTGCCGTGGTTCCTGCTGCGCCGCGTGCCCCGTATCCCCGCGGAGAACGTCTCCTACCAGCGCGAGCTCGGCCACATGACGGTACGGGTCGCCGAATTCGCCTGCCTGCCGGACGACCCGGCGGCCACGTTGCCCGGCGCCCGCGTCGTACCGGACGAGGAGACCCTGCGCGAGGAGGTACGGGCGGCCGTCGCCGAGCACCTGGAGCCGGTACTCGGCGGCTTCGGCCCCCGGATGCGCCGCCGCGGCCGCGCCCTGTGGGGCACGGTGACCGACGACCTGGTCGAGAGCCTCCACTACATCGGCCAGCAACTCGGCGAGGAGCAGCGGGTGATGGCCGAGCTGGAGCGACTGCTCCCGGGCACGACCCGCCCGTACGTCGGCACCCCCGCGTTCCGCCAACTGACCGGCCCCTGCGGCGAATCGCTGCCCACCCGCGACCGGGCCAGCTGCTGCTTCTTCTACACCATCGAGCCCGAGGACACCTGCGCCAACTGCCCGCGCAACAGCGATAAGCTCCGCATCGAGAAGCTGACCGCGCAAGCGGCCGGTTGA